A genomic region of Stenotrophomonas sp. NA06056 contains the following coding sequences:
- a CDS encoding response regulator: MRPGATTRDRWIWMTSAVLVAATAALELVVPLGYAVWLAYFMAIGVTVFQRSARVPFVVAVSACVLLAVGYNVAPASTNSSFSFVNRTIGGAAFLMIALIASRAIQARREAMRALWLQEAENAVALSLRGELGPEQIAEAAVSTLATQLGADVGALYRLEGGRLQLTGGLALPTGIPATLGLQEGVAGQVARDQLARHLQGGEAAPLELQTSLGRVPVRERILAPVSSDGAIVGVLELGRATVGAQRALDDELLQRCAETIGMALRTSLLRAQLVTLLEESQRQGEELQAQQEELRVANEELEEQSRSLMQSQSHLEQQQAELEQSNVQLEERTHELEAQKQALLVAQGQLVRNSNELAATSRYKSEFLANMSHELRTPLNSSLILAKLLADNKDGVLSDEQVKYARAILSSNNDLLALINDILDLSRIEAGHVELADEVVVVDSVLQRLRETFEPMARQKGLALQIEADGLAPSQLVADNQRLQQILKNLLANALKFTEHGKVSLQVRNGGNGRIRFEVSDSGIGIARDQLQLIFEAFRQADGSTRRRYGGTGLGLSISRDLAVRMGGDIQVDSEPGRGSRFILELPLQGAPTTETGAVAAETAVAAPPQAAPAATLAPAAPAPRSSVAPVATVADDRGRRRHAGRLILAVEDDAVFAEALVTLAHELDFDCVVATTAEEALALAAELRPNGILLDIGLPDVSGLTVLERLKRNPDTRHIPVHVVSGMDRSQVARELGAIGFAIKPTTRERLVAAIEQLEQTSQRDVRRLLIVEDDNDLRRNLELLLGRDQLQIAAVGTLAAAVEQLSTVTFDCMVMDLSLPDGSGYDLLEHMAGNDDVGFPPVIVYTGRALSREEEQRLRRYSKSIIIKGARSPERLLDEVTLFLHSVEANLPSDQQRLLREARRRDTVLDGRTVLLAEDDVRNIFALSSVLEPLGVTLEIARNGQEAVDRLAQREVDLVLMDIMMPEKDGLQAMREIRAQRHLQDLPIIALTAKAMPDDRERCLQAGANDYIAKPIDVDKLVSLCRVWCSRQ, from the coding sequence ATGCGTCCTGGTGCGACTACGCGAGACCGCTGGATCTGGATGACGTCGGCGGTGCTGGTGGCGGCTACGGCCGCGCTGGAGCTGGTGGTGCCATTGGGTTACGCCGTGTGGCTGGCCTATTTCATGGCCATCGGCGTCACGGTGTTCCAACGCAGTGCCCGGGTGCCCTTCGTGGTTGCCGTCAGCGCCTGCGTGCTGCTGGCGGTGGGCTACAACGTCGCACCGGCCAGCACCAATTCATCCTTCTCGTTCGTCAATCGGACCATCGGTGGCGCCGCTTTCCTGATGATCGCGCTGATCGCATCGCGTGCCATCCAGGCGCGGCGGGAGGCCATGCGCGCGCTGTGGCTGCAGGAAGCGGAGAACGCCGTGGCGCTCAGCCTGCGCGGTGAGCTGGGGCCGGAACAGATCGCCGAAGCGGCGGTGTCGACGCTGGCGACCCAGCTGGGGGCCGATGTCGGTGCGCTCTACCGGCTGGAAGGCGGTCGCCTGCAGCTGACCGGCGGGCTGGCGTTGCCGACCGGCATTCCGGCCACGCTGGGCCTGCAGGAAGGGGTGGCAGGGCAGGTTGCCCGCGACCAGCTGGCGCGGCACCTGCAGGGTGGTGAAGCGGCGCCGCTGGAGCTGCAGACGAGCCTGGGCCGTGTACCTGTGCGCGAGCGCATCCTCGCCCCGGTCAGCAGTGACGGCGCGATAGTGGGCGTGCTTGAGCTGGGCCGTGCAACCGTCGGTGCTCAGCGTGCGCTGGATGACGAACTGCTGCAGCGCTGCGCCGAAACCATCGGCATGGCCTTGCGTACCTCGCTGCTGCGTGCGCAGTTGGTGACGCTGCTGGAAGAGTCGCAACGCCAGGGTGAAGAGCTGCAGGCACAGCAGGAAGAGCTGCGCGTGGCCAACGAGGAGCTGGAGGAGCAGAGCCGCAGCCTGATGCAGTCGCAGAGCCATCTGGAACAGCAGCAGGCCGAGCTTGAGCAGAGCAATGTGCAGCTGGAAGAGCGCACCCACGAGCTGGAGGCGCAGAAGCAGGCGCTGCTGGTCGCGCAGGGACAGCTGGTGCGCAACAGCAACGAACTGGCCGCCACCTCGCGCTACAAGTCCGAGTTCCTGGCGAACATGTCGCACGAGCTGCGCACGCCACTGAACAGTTCATTGATCCTGGCCAAGCTGCTGGCCGACAACAAGGACGGCGTGCTCAGCGACGAACAGGTCAAGTACGCCCGCGCCATCCTGTCCTCCAACAACGACCTGTTGGCGCTGATCAACGACATCCTCGATCTGTCGCGCATCGAAGCAGGGCACGTCGAACTGGCCGATGAAGTGGTGGTGGTCGACAGCGTGCTGCAGCGGCTGCGCGAGACCTTCGAGCCGATGGCGCGGCAGAAGGGCCTGGCACTGCAGATCGAGGCCGATGGCCTGGCCCCCAGCCAGCTGGTGGCCGACAACCAGCGCCTGCAGCAGATCCTGAAGAACCTGCTCGCCAATGCCTTGAAGTTCACCGAGCACGGCAAGGTCAGCCTGCAGGTGCGCAACGGCGGCAATGGCCGCATCCGCTTCGAGGTCTCCGACAGCGGCATCGGCATCGCGCGCGACCAGTTGCAGCTGATCTTCGAAGCGTTCCGCCAGGCCGATGGCAGCACCCGCCGCCGTTACGGCGGCACCGGCCTGGGCCTGTCGATCTCGCGCGATCTTGCGGTGCGCATGGGCGGTGACATCCAGGTGGACAGCGAGCCGGGCCGCGGCAGCCGCTTCATTCTCGAGCTGCCCCTGCAGGGTGCGCCGACCACCGAGACCGGCGCAGTCGCCGCAGAAACCGCGGTCGCCGCGCCCCCGCAGGCGGCGCCCGCTGCGACGTTGGCACCGGCAGCGCCCGCCCCGCGATCCAGTGTCGCGCCGGTCGCCACGGTGGCCGATGACCGTGGCCGCCGCCGCCACGCAGGGCGACTGATCCTGGCCGTGGAGGATGATGCGGTCTTCGCCGAAGCCCTGGTGACCCTGGCGCACGAACTCGATTTCGACTGCGTGGTGGCCACCACCGCCGAAGAGGCGCTGGCGCTGGCGGCGGAACTGCGCCCCAATGGCATCCTGCTGGACATCGGCCTGCCCGACGTCTCCGGCCTGACCGTGCTCGAGCGGCTCAAGCGCAACCCCGATACCCGGCACATTCCGGTGCACGTGGTGTCGGGCATGGACCGCAGCCAGGTGGCGCGCGAACTGGGCGCGATCGGCTTTGCGATCAAGCCGACCACGCGCGAACGCCTGGTGGCGGCCATCGAACAGCTTGAACAGACCAGCCAGCGCGACGTGCGCCGCCTGCTGATCGTGGAGGACGACAACGACCTGCGCCGCAACCTGGAACTGCTTCTGGGCCGCGACCAGCTGCAGATCGCTGCTGTGGGAACCCTGGCGGCGGCGGTGGAGCAGTTGAGCACGGTCACCTTCGACTGCATGGTGATGGACCTGTCGCTGCCCGACGGCAGCGGCTACGACCTGCTGGAGCACATGGCGGGCAACGATGACGTCGGCTTCCCGCCGGTCATCGTCTACACCGGCCGTGCCCTCAGCCGCGAGGAAGAGCAGCGCCTGCGCCGCTACTCCAAGAGCATCATCATCAAGGGCGCGCGTTCGCCCGAGCGCCTGCTCGACGAAGTGACGCTGTTCCTGCACAGCGTGGAAGCCAACCTGCCCAGCGACCAGCAGCGCCTGCTGCGCGAAGCGCGCCGCCGCGACACCGTGCTCGACGGGCGCACCGTGCTGCTGGCCGAAGACGATGTGCGCAACATTTTCGCGCTGTCCAGCGTGCTGGAACCGCTGGGGGTGACGCTGGAGATCGCCCGCAACGGCCAGGAGGCCGTTGATCGGCTGGCCCAGCGTGAGGTGGATCTGGTGCTGATGGACATCATGATGCCGGAGAAGGATGGCCTGCAGGCGATGCGCGAGATCCGCGCGCAGCGCCATCTGCAGGACCTGCCGATCATCGCGCTGACCGCCAAGGCCATGCCCGACGACCGCGAGCGCTGCCTGCAGGCCGGTGCCAACGACTACATCGCCAAGCCCATCGACGTGGACAAGCTCGTTTCGCTGTGCCGGGTCTGGTGCTCGCGGCAATGA
- a CDS encoding response regulator, which translates to MTDDPIRVLMVEDQTDLREMIGLALRDFGIDVATTADAQEAVALLQGGTRFDVVFSDISMPNGMSGIELSEHVARDQPQARMILSSGYARSQLPPLPEQVEFLPKPYRLRQLVELLQQA; encoded by the coding sequence ATGACCGATGATCCGATCCGCGTATTGATGGTGGAGGACCAGACCGATCTGCGTGAGATGATCGGCCTGGCCCTGCGCGACTTCGGCATCGACGTGGCGACCACGGCGGATGCGCAGGAAGCGGTGGCGCTGCTGCAGGGCGGCACGCGCTTTGATGTGGTGTTCAGCGACATCAGCATGCCCAACGGCATGTCGGGCATCGAGCTGAGCGAACACGTGGCACGTGACCAGCCGCAGGCGCGGATGATTCTTTCCTCCGGCTATGCGCGCTCGCAGTTGCCGCCGCTGCCTGAGCAGGTGGAATTCCTGCCCAAGCCCTACCGTTTACGGCAGTTGGTGGAGTTGCTCCAGCAGGCGTGA
- a CDS encoding DUF6691 family protein gives MSRTLWAAGAAGGLFGAGLALAGMTDPRRVLGFLDVAGDFDPTLAWVLASALLVSAVGQFWLRRQERPWCGERFQLPTAPAVDRRLLLGAAVFGIGWGWVGYCPGPALAALAVGAREALWFVPAMAAGFWLHDRWLR, from the coding sequence ATGAGCCGCACACTGTGGGCAGCAGGCGCGGCCGGTGGCCTGTTCGGTGCTGGCCTGGCGCTGGCCGGCATGACCGACCCGCGTCGCGTGCTGGGTTTCCTCGATGTGGCGGGCGACTTCGATCCCACGCTGGCCTGGGTGCTGGCGTCGGCGCTGCTGGTCAGCGCAGTGGGTCAGTTCTGGCTGCGGCGGCAGGAACGACCATGGTGCGGCGAGCGCTTCCAGCTGCCGACAGCACCGGCTGTCGACAGGCGGTTGCTGCTGGGCGCGGCAGTGTTCGGCATCGGCTGGGGCTGGGTCGGCTATTGCCCGGGTCCCGCGTTGGCTGCGTTGGCGGTGGGAGCACGCGAAGCCCTGTGGTTCGTGCCGGCGATGGCGGCCGGATTCTGGCTGCATGATCGTTGGCTGCGCTGA
- a CDS encoding metalloregulator ArsR/SmtB family transcription factor — MPSSITDSAAMATHAAQAAALLKSLAHPARLRVLCRLVEGEAPVPELLTVTGLSASALSQHLAVLRNLGVVATRRQAQTLHYRLLEGPALGVLQALHAAYCTPQR; from the coding sequence ATGCCCAGCAGCATCACCGACAGTGCCGCGATGGCCACGCATGCCGCACAAGCGGCCGCCCTGCTGAAATCGCTGGCACACCCGGCGCGCTTGCGCGTGTTGTGTCGTCTGGTGGAAGGCGAGGCACCGGTGCCGGAACTGCTGACCGTCACAGGACTGAGCGCATCGGCGCTGTCACAGCATCTGGCCGTGCTGCGCAATCTGGGTGTAGTGGCAACGCGACGACAGGCACAGACACTGCACTATCGGCTGCTGGAAGGTCCGGCGCTGGGGGTGCTGCAGGCACTGCACGCGGCCTACTGCACACCGCAACGCTAG
- a CDS encoding linear amide C-N hydrolase — protein sequence MARMKWKGSALLAMALATAVMPAMACTRAVYLGDNGDVITARSMDWKVDVATNLYVLPRGIARTGKAGPGSIAWTARYGSVVATGYDISTTDGMNEKGLVANLLWLVESEYPAQRSGKPGLSISLWAQYVLDNFATVEEAVTALQREPYSIVTDKVPGEDRQATLHLSLSDATGDSAIVEYIGGRQVIHHDRRYQVMTNSPIFDQQLALNSYWQQIGGTVMLPGTNRSADRFARASFYINAIPKAEDPVEALASVFSVIRNVSVPFGITTPGEPNISSTRWRTVADHKRRLYFFESALTPNTFWVDLNKVDFGGKVLKLDLGRDQRNTFAGDALQHFVPSAPFTFLGVEG from the coding sequence ATGGCACGGATGAAGTGGAAGGGCAGCGCACTGTTGGCGATGGCACTGGCGACGGCGGTGATGCCGGCGATGGCTTGCACGCGCGCGGTGTACCTGGGCGACAACGGCGATGTCATCACCGCCCGCTCGATGGACTGGAAGGTGGACGTGGCCACCAATCTCTACGTATTGCCGCGCGGCATCGCGCGCACCGGAAAGGCGGGGCCGGGATCGATCGCGTGGACGGCGCGCTACGGCAGCGTGGTGGCCACCGGCTATGACATTTCCACCACCGATGGCATGAACGAGAAGGGACTGGTCGCCAACCTGCTGTGGCTGGTCGAGTCGGAATATCCGGCCCAGCGCAGCGGCAAGCCCGGCCTGTCGATCTCGTTGTGGGCGCAGTACGTGCTCGATAACTTCGCCACCGTGGAAGAGGCCGTGACCGCCCTGCAGCGCGAGCCGTACTCGATCGTCACCGACAAAGTGCCTGGCGAGGACCGTCAGGCGACGCTGCATCTGTCGCTGTCCGATGCCACGGGTGACAGCGCCATTGTCGAATACATCGGCGGACGCCAGGTGATCCACCATGATCGCCGCTACCAGGTGATGACCAATTCGCCGATCTTCGACCAGCAGTTGGCGTTGAACAGCTACTGGCAGCAGATCGGCGGCACGGTGATGCTGCCTGGCACCAATCGTTCCGCCGACCGTTTCGCGCGCGCGTCGTTCTACATCAACGCGATTCCGAAAGCGGAAGATCCGGTGGAGGCGCTGGCCAGTGTGTTCAGCGTGATCCGCAACGTGTCGGTGCCGTTCGGCATCACCACGCCGGGCGAGCCGAACATCTCGTCCACCCGTTGGCGCACGGTTGCCGACCACAAGCGGCGCCTGTACTTCTTCGAGTCGGCACTGACGCCGAACACCTTCTGGGTGGATCTGAACAAAGTCGATTTCGGCGGCAAGGTCCTCAAGCTCGATCTCGGCCGCGACCAGCGCAATACCTTCGCCGGCGATGCGCTGCAGCACTTCGTGCCCAGCGCGCCGTTCACCTTCCTCGGCGTGGAGGGCTAG
- a CDS encoding CheR family methyltransferase: protein MNEQALFDLELKVLLEALYQRYHYDFRSYAVSSLRRRVSQAMQRYECERLSDLQHRLLHEPELFAQAMQFFTVQVSEMFRDPEYFRQMREQVVPVLRTYPSVKLWVAGCSTGEEVWSLAILLHEEGLLERSIVYATDINPAALATAEAGAYGIDRLAQFSRNYLAAGGTGSLSDYYTTAYDGAVFDRQLRRNVVFADHSLATDTVFSEVHLVSCRNVLIYFNRDLQDRAVGLFREALVHRGFLGLGSKESLQFGRHHDAFEACSREHRLYRKVA from the coding sequence ATGAACGAGCAGGCGCTGTTCGACCTGGAGCTGAAGGTGCTGCTGGAAGCGCTGTACCAGCGCTACCACTACGACTTCCGCAGTTATGCGGTGTCTTCGCTGCGCCGTCGCGTCAGCCAGGCCATGCAGCGTTACGAGTGCGAGCGCCTGTCGGATCTGCAGCATCGGCTGCTGCACGAGCCGGAGCTGTTCGCCCAGGCCATGCAGTTCTTCACCGTGCAGGTCTCGGAGATGTTCCGTGACCCGGAGTATTTCCGGCAGATGCGCGAACAGGTGGTGCCGGTGCTGCGCACCTACCCCTCGGTGAAGCTGTGGGTGGCCGGCTGCAGTACCGGCGAGGAAGTGTGGTCGCTGGCGATCCTGCTGCACGAGGAAGGGTTGCTTGAACGCAGCATCGTCTACGCCACCGATATCAACCCCGCGGCACTGGCCACGGCTGAAGCCGGCGCCTACGGCATCGACCGCCTGGCCCAGTTCAGCCGGAACTATCTTGCCGCCGGTGGCACCGGTTCGCTGTCGGACTATTACACCACCGCCTACGACGGCGCAGTCTTCGACCGCCAGCTGCGCCGCAACGTGGTGTTCGCCGATCACAGCCTGGCCACCGACACGGTGTTTTCGGAAGTGCACCTGGTGTCCTGTCGCAATGTGCTGATCTACTTCAACCGCGACCTGCAGGACCGGGCGGTGGGGTTGTTCCGCGAAGCACTGGTGCATCGCGGCTTCCTCGGCCTGGGCAGCAAGGAGTCGCTGCAGTTCGGTCGTCATCACGATGCGTTCGAAGCCTGTTCGCGGGAGCACCGCCTGTACCGGAAGGTGGCCTGA
- a CDS encoding hybrid sensor histidine kinase/response regulator, with protein MNLLPPDPAQSQAPVNLLIVDDVPQNLVAMQALLRREGVNLLLAESGAQALELLLEHEVALALLDVHMPEIDGFMLAELMRGSQRSRDVPIIFLTASPDDPLRVFKGYETGAVDFLHKPVAPQVILSKVNVFIELYQQRQLLKARNEALERALKLNETMAAVLTHDLRTPLSAILLCADKLSLELPADNPGAQQTLSYLEASTLRMARMVEQLLDFSRIRSGGLRLQTGACDLAEVTRAVLVEAGAGHRADRIALDVQGDATLQGDMDRLGQVIANLVGNALTHGADAAVQVQVDGGDARMVALRVRNAGHVDEALLPRLFEPFKASFHQSNGLGLGLYIVDQFVRAHGGQLSARNDAGQVVFEALLPRRNDGRGVVVS; from the coding sequence ATGAACCTGCTGCCACCGGACCCTGCCCAGTCGCAGGCGCCGGTCAACCTGCTGATCGTCGACGACGTGCCGCAGAACCTGGTGGCCATGCAGGCGCTGCTGCGCCGCGAGGGCGTCAACCTGTTGCTGGCCGAATCCGGCGCGCAGGCGCTGGAACTGCTGCTGGAGCACGAGGTGGCGCTGGCGCTGCTGGACGTGCACATGCCGGAGATCGATGGCTTCATGCTGGCCGAGCTGATGCGCGGCTCGCAGCGCAGCCGCGATGTACCGATCATCTTCCTGACCGCCTCGCCGGATGATCCGCTGCGGGTGTTCAAGGGCTACGAGACCGGCGCGGTGGATTTCCTGCACAAGCCGGTGGCGCCGCAGGTGATCCTCAGCAAGGTCAACGTGTTCATCGAGCTGTACCAGCAGCGGCAGCTGCTGAAGGCGCGCAACGAGGCGCTGGAGCGCGCGTTGAAGCTCAACGAGACCATGGCCGCGGTGCTGACCCACGACCTGCGCACGCCGCTGTCGGCAATCCTGCTGTGTGCCGACAAGCTGTCGCTGGAACTGCCAGCCGACAACCCCGGTGCGCAGCAGACACTGAGCTACCTGGAAGCCAGCACGCTGCGGATGGCGCGCATGGTCGAGCAGTTGCTGGATTTCTCGCGGATCCGCAGTGGCGGCCTGCGCCTGCAGACCGGTGCCTGCGACCTGGCCGAGGTGACGCGTGCGGTGCTGGTGGAGGCCGGTGCCGGTCATCGCGCTGATCGCATCGCGCTGGACGTCCAGGGTGACGCAACCCTGCAGGGCGACATGGATCGCTTGGGGCAGGTGATCGCCAATCTGGTCGGCAACGCACTCACCCACGGCGCTGACGCTGCAGTGCAGGTGCAGGTCGACGGTGGCGATGCCCGCATGGTCGCGCTGCGTGTACGCAACGCCGGCCATGTCGATGAGGCATTGCTGCCGCGCCTGTTCGAACCGTTCAAGGCAAGCTTCCACCAGAGCAACGGCCTGGGGCTTGGCCTGTACATCGTTGACCAGTTCGTGCGTGCGCATGGTGGGCAGTTGAGCGCGCGCAACGACGCCGGGCAGGTGGTGTTCGAGGCGCTGCTGCCTCGTCGCAACGACGGACGCGGTGTGGTTGTTTCCTGA
- a CDS encoding chemotaxis protein CheB, which yields MAPMSRPDVVVIGASAGGVAALQTVLGALPATLPVPVLVVLHLPRDRSSRIADVLAPYCALTLREAEDKQPLQAGTVTFAPPDYHLLVEDAQAIALSMDEPVLFSRPAIDPLFESAAAVFGARVLAILLTGASSDGSDGVAAVRAAGGQAWLQCPEEAEASMMPASALQHAGADAVLPLELMCRRLKELFA from the coding sequence ATGGCGCCGATGTCCCGCCCGGACGTGGTCGTGATCGGTGCATCGGCCGGTGGCGTGGCTGCCTTGCAGACCGTGCTTGGCGCGTTGCCGGCCACCCTGCCGGTGCCGGTGCTGGTGGTGCTGCACCTGCCGCGCGACCGTTCCAGCCGAATCGCCGATGTGCTGGCGCCGTACTGCGCGCTGACCCTGCGCGAAGCAGAAGACAAGCAGCCGCTGCAGGCGGGAACGGTGACGTTCGCGCCGCCGGACTACCACCTGCTGGTGGAGGACGCGCAGGCCATCGCACTGTCGATGGACGAACCGGTGCTGTTTTCGCGTCCGGCCATCGATCCGCTGTTCGAATCTGCCGCAGCCGTGTTCGGCGCGCGCGTGCTGGCGATCCTGCTGACCGGTGCCAGCAGCGATGGCAGTGACGGCGTGGCCGCAGTGCGCGCCGCGGGCGGCCAGGCCTGGCTGCAATGCCCCGAGGAGGCCGAGGCATCGATGATGCCGGCCTCCGCCCTGCAGCACGCCGGCGCCGACGCCGTGCTGCCCCTTGAACTGATGTGTCGTCGCCTGAAGGAGTTGTTTGCATGA
- a CDS encoding BLUF domain-containing protein, with translation MPLRAIAYVSKAKPDLTAERLQTLVEDAARFNKLAGVTGVLLNDGERFLQYIEGPPDGIDSVYERILQAGSHVDIVELARGRVGQRQFPYWAMRVLPVDAALLRQLSAGDWAGFARTVNGDSALLTAVDLLTEVVRPAINAG, from the coding sequence ATGCCACTGCGTGCCATCGCCTATGTCAGCAAGGCCAAACCGGATCTGACCGCCGAACGTCTGCAGACGCTGGTGGAGGATGCCGCGCGCTTCAACAAGCTGGCAGGGGTGACCGGTGTGCTGCTGAATGACGGCGAGCGCTTCCTGCAGTACATCGAAGGCCCGCCCGATGGCATCGATTCGGTGTATGAGCGCATCCTGCAGGCCGGCAGCCATGTCGACATCGTCGAGCTGGCGCGCGGCCGCGTTGGCCAGCGCCAGTTTCCGTACTGGGCGATGCGCGTGTTGCCGGTTGACGCTGCGCTGCTGCGCCAGCTTTCCGCAGGTGACTGGGCAGGGTTCGCCCGCACGGTGAACGGTGACAGTGCATTGCTGACGGCGGTGGATCTGTTGACCGAGGTCGTGCGACCGGCGATCAACGCGGGCTGA
- a CDS encoding YeeE/YedE thiosulfate transporter family protein, protein MNLPWAAIAGGGLIGASAVVLLATLGRVAGISGIAAGAVAAPRGDRGWRWAFLLGLMLAAAAVLSWQAGAGQPPRALLRDALPAWQLIGAGVLVGFGTRLGNGCTSGHGVCGLARGSRRSLVAVLVFMACAMLTTYLVRHGGGLA, encoded by the coding sequence ATGAACCTGCCATGGGCCGCGATTGCAGGCGGTGGCCTGATCGGTGCGTCGGCGGTGGTGCTGCTGGCCACGCTGGGGCGGGTGGCCGGCATCAGCGGCATCGCCGCCGGCGCAGTGGCCGCACCGCGTGGTGATCGTGGCTGGCGCTGGGCATTCCTGCTCGGACTGATGTTGGCTGCTGCGGCGGTGCTGAGCTGGCAGGCGGGTGCGGGACAACCGCCACGCGCCTTGCTGCGTGACGCACTGCCGGCCTGGCAACTGATCGGCGCCGGAGTCCTGGTGGGCTTCGGTACGCGGCTTGGCAATGGCTGCACCAGCGGCCACGGTGTGTGTGGTCTTGCCCGGGGATCGCGACGATCACTGGTGGCGGTGCTGGTGTTCATGGCCTGCGCGATGCTTACGACGTACCTGGTGCGCCACGGCGGAGGTCTGGCATGA
- a CDS encoding PAS domain-containing sensor histidine kinase: MLTDPSRQLRLLIDSVRDHALYLLDPDGIVCSWNPGAERIKGYRSEEVIGTHFGRFYLPADRDAGEPQHLLRLAAESGHHAAEGWRVRRDGSPFRASVVIESVLENGELVGFVKITRDITEQWQAQRLLRDAQRALRQTQQFETVGQLSRGLAHEFNNLLTTIVNALDLLSARMGDDERANNLLSTAQAASDRGALLTRQLLAFSTGQTLIRETLDINARIRDWLPALQATCPAGVTLETALATGLPAILSDTVQLQTALANLVGNAADATVGGGRVLIATALEHRMDPDADTSRQRTYVTLSVCDEGHGMAPDIAERATEPFFTTKDIGKGSGLGLSQVFGFTTQSGGFVDVSTTPGVGTTVSLLLPASEDPTHDR; encoded by the coding sequence GTGCTGACGGACCCTTCCCGACAGCTGCGATTGCTGATCGACAGCGTGCGCGACCATGCGCTGTACCTGCTCGACCCCGACGGCATTGTCTGCAGCTGGAACCCCGGCGCCGAGCGCATCAAGGGCTACCGCTCGGAAGAAGTCATCGGCACCCACTTCGGGCGTTTCTACCTGCCAGCCGATCGCGATGCAGGCGAGCCGCAGCACCTGCTGCGACTGGCGGCGGAAAGCGGGCACCATGCCGCCGAGGGCTGGCGGGTGCGCCGTGATGGGTCACCGTTCCGCGCCAGCGTGGTCATCGAGTCGGTACTCGAGAACGGCGAACTGGTGGGCTTCGTCAAGATCACCCGCGACATCACTGAACAGTGGCAGGCACAACGGCTGCTGCGCGACGCCCAGCGGGCGCTGCGCCAGACCCAGCAGTTCGAGACGGTCGGCCAGCTCAGCCGCGGCCTTGCCCATGAGTTCAACAACCTGCTGACCACCATCGTCAATGCGCTGGACCTGCTGTCGGCACGCATGGGTGATGACGAGCGCGCCAACAACCTGCTCTCCACCGCGCAGGCAGCCAGCGACCGGGGCGCACTGCTGACCCGGCAACTGCTGGCCTTCAGCACCGGGCAGACCCTGATCCGCGAAACGCTGGACATCAATGCGCGGATCCGCGACTGGCTGCCCGCGCTGCAGGCCACCTGCCCCGCCGGCGTCACCCTGGAAACCGCGCTGGCTACGGGTCTGCCTGCGATACTCAGTGATACCGTGCAGCTGCAGACAGCGCTCGCCAACCTGGTCGGCAATGCTGCGGACGCTACGGTGGGTGGCGGTCGCGTGCTGATTGCCACCGCGCTGGAACACCGCATGGACCCCGATGCCGACACATCCCGGCAACGGACCTATGTGACGTTGAGCGTCTGCGATGAGGGACATGGCATGGCCCCGGACATCGCCGAGCGCGCGACCGAACCCTTCTTCACCACCAAGGACATCGGCAAGGGCAGCGGTCTGGGCCTGAGCCAGGTGTTCGGATTCACCACCCAGAGTGGCGGTTTCGTTGATGTGTCCACCACGCCCGGTGTCGGCACCACGGTCAGCCTGCTGCTCCCTGCCAGCGAGGACCCCACACATGACCGATGA